In Chlorogloeopsis sp. ULAP01, the following are encoded in one genomic region:
- the kdpA gene encoding potassium-transporting ATPase subunit KdpA, whose protein sequence is MLQGWIQIAITLLIFIATTPLLGKYIAHVFMGEETFFDLIINPLDRVIYAFSGIRPQEQMTGWQYTKAVMYSNLVMGILVYFVLMFQGWLPLNPTNLSAPSWDLALHTTISFVTNTNQQHYSGETTFSYASQTFALGFLMFTSAATGLAVGIAFIRGLTGRPLGNFYSDLIRSITRILLPISVIGGLLLILAGVPETLSGPATATTLEGATQAIARGPVAHFEIIKELGENGGGFFGINSAHPYENPNGFSNLLEMWAMMSIPSALIYTYGVFANNRKQAWLVFWMVFVIFVFLVGITAIGEFQGNPLVNSLLGGQQPNLEGKEVRFDWAQTALWAVMTTATMCGAVNGMHDSLMPTGGFATLFNMFLQIIWGGQGTGTAYLFIYLILAIFLTGLMVGRTPEFLGRKIEKKEIILASVILLVHPFAILIPWAIVFGFPDTLSGITNPGFHGVSQVVYEYASAAANNGSGFEGLNDNTLWWNLSTSVSILAGRYIPIIALLLLADSMSRKQPVPVTSGTLRTDTRLFTGVTSGVILILGALTFFPVLVLGPLAEAFLIARGG, encoded by the coding sequence ATGTTACAAGGATGGATACAAATTGCTATCACACTACTCATCTTCATAGCAACTACCCCCTTACTTGGAAAATATATCGCCCATGTTTTCATGGGAGAAGAAACATTTTTTGATTTAATAATTAATCCCCTAGATAGAGTTATTTATGCCTTTAGTGGTATTCGTCCTCAAGAACAAATGACAGGTTGGCAGTATACCAAAGCAGTGATGTATAGCAACCTAGTTATGGGGATTTTAGTTTATTTCGTCCTAATGTTTCAGGGATGGCTACCACTTAATCCGACAAATTTAAGTGCTCCTAGTTGGGATCTGGCACTACATACCACTATTTCTTTTGTCACCAACACTAATCAACAGCACTACTCTGGTGAGACAACTTTTAGCTACGCCAGTCAAACCTTCGCCTTGGGTTTTTTGATGTTTACCTCGGCAGCAACTGGTTTAGCAGTGGGTATTGCCTTTATTCGTGGTTTAACTGGTAGACCATTAGGTAACTTTTACAGCGATTTGATTAGGTCAATCACGCGAATTTTGCTACCTATATCTGTAATTGGGGGATTGTTGTTGATTTTAGCAGGTGTGCCAGAAACATTATCAGGCCCAGCAACAGCTACTACTTTAGAGGGTGCAACTCAAGCAATAGCCCGTGGCCCAGTTGCCCACTTTGAGATCATCAAAGAATTAGGAGAAAACGGCGGTGGCTTCTTTGGGATTAACTCAGCCCATCCTTACGAAAATCCCAACGGCTTCTCTAACTTATTAGAAATGTGGGCAATGATGTCCATTCCCTCGGCATTGATTTATACCTACGGCGTGTTTGCTAACAACCGTAAACAAGCATGGCTAGTGTTTTGGATGGTTTTTGTCATTTTTGTCTTTTTAGTAGGTATTACTGCGATAGGTGAATTTCAAGGAAATCCCCTTGTTAATTCTCTTTTAGGAGGACAGCAACCCAACCTAGAAGGCAAAGAAGTGCGATTTGATTGGGCGCAAACAGCATTATGGGCAGTTATGACTACAGCAACCATGTGTGGTGCTGTGAATGGAATGCACGATTCCTTAATGCCAACCGGGGGTTTTGCCACTCTGTTTAATATGTTCTTACAGATCATTTGGGGAGGTCAAGGAACAGGTACAGCTTACCTGTTCATCTACTTAATCTTGGCAATATTTCTCACTGGCTTAATGGTGGGGAGAACTCCAGAATTTTTAGGACGCAAGATAGAGAAAAAAGAAATCATCCTAGCCAGCGTCATCTTATTAGTTCACCCCTTTGCTATTCTCATCCCTTGGGCAATAGTCTTTGGCTTTCCCGATACCCTCTCAGGCATTACTAACCCTGGTTTTCATGGAGTTTCGCAGGTAGTTTACGAATATGCTTCCGCCGCCGCCAACAACGGTTCTGGTTTTGAAGGATTAAACGATAACACACTATGGTGGAACCTCAGTACCAGTGTCAGCATTTTAGCAGGGCGTTATATCCCCATTATTGCCCTACTACTGCTAGCAGATAGTATGTCTCGCAAGCAACCTGTTCCTGTCACTTCAGGCACATTGAGAACTGATACTAGACTGTTCACAGGAGTGACAAGTGGCGTGATTTTGATTCTTGGTGCGCTCACATTCTTCCCTGTACTTGTTTTGGGGCCTTTGGCAGAAGCTTTTCTGATTGCCAGAGGTGGATAA
- a CDS encoding HAMP domain-containing sensor histidine kinase yields the protein MVNFKARLPKKESLGKFWLIAGLFIVVIALEFSTPTEYVFGYLYTGPILLANSWLGRRATFHTTLAAVFLTMLNLVIPVGEVMKASTIASRVIAAMALIVTGVLSDRLRRSQDAIALTRAKLAAQEELSRVREDFASTLTHDLKTPLLGAIETLKAFEEEKFGAVAPTQQKVLATMVRSHQTSLQLLETLLDIYRNDTEGLKLNLAPVDLTIVAEEAAATLSNLAANRRVYLSLNYGDSNWRRSLWVRGDALQLQRVFTNLLVNAINHSRRGERVEVVLEPQDSYQVVKFLDTGAGIQPEQFRHLFKRFYQGHSDRQAKGSGLGLYLSRQILEAHGGIMWAENRVPVGAMFAFKLPAYPFQSSLTV from the coding sequence ATGGTTAATTTCAAAGCTAGATTACCTAAGAAAGAATCTCTAGGCAAATTTTGGCTGATCGCTGGTTTATTTATAGTTGTTATCGCTCTGGAGTTCTCTACGCCAACTGAGTACGTGTTTGGATATCTCTACACAGGGCCTATTTTATTGGCAAACTCTTGGCTAGGGAGGCGTGCAACTTTTCACACCACCCTCGCAGCCGTGTTTTTAACCATGTTAAATCTTGTAATACCAGTAGGCGAAGTGATGAAGGCTTCCACAATTGCCAGTAGAGTGATCGCAGCGATGGCGTTGATTGTCACTGGTGTGTTGAGCGATCGCCTGCGACGTTCCCAAGACGCGATCGCCCTCACCCGTGCTAAACTGGCAGCGCAAGAGGAATTATCCAGAGTTCGCGAAGACTTTGCTTCTACTCTCACCCATGATTTGAAAACGCCTCTGTTAGGAGCAATTGAAACTCTCAAAGCTTTTGAGGAAGAAAAATTTGGTGCTGTTGCACCAACACAGCAAAAAGTTTTAGCCACAATGGTACGCAGTCATCAAACTTCCCTACAATTACTAGAAACTTTGTTAGATATCTATCGCAATGATACCGAAGGCTTAAAACTTAACTTAGCTCCTGTAGATTTAACTATCGTGGCAGAGGAAGCCGCAGCTACTCTCAGTAATTTAGCAGCTAACCGTCGTGTTTATCTTTCACTTAACTATGGTGACTCTAATTGGCGGCGATCGCTGTGGGTTCGGGGAGATGCACTACAACTTCAACGAGTTTTTACCAATCTCCTAGTTAATGCTATCAACCATTCCCGGCGTGGTGAGCGTGTTGAAGTGGTGTTAGAACCACAAGATTCCTATCAAGTAGTAAAATTTCTGGATACAGGTGCAGGTATTCAACCCGAACAATTCCGCCATTTATTTAAACGATTTTATCAAGGACATAGCGATCGCCAAGCCAAAGGTTCTGGGTTAGGACTTTACCTATCTCGGCAAATTCTAGAAGCCCACGGCGGTATAATGTGGGCAGAGAATAGAGTACCTGTCGGTGCAATGTTTGCTTTCAAGCTTCCGGCTTACCCATTTCAATCCTCTCTTACCGTGTGA